AAATCAGGGCAGTGTTTCATCGGCGGCAGAGCAGTTGACGCACCTGGACTCCAGCGGACAGGCGCGGATGGTCAATGTGGCTGATAAACCCGTTAGTCTGCGCACGGCCACGGCCAGCGCCCTATGCTCGATGAATGCAGCTACCGCCCAAGCGATTCGCGACAACCAGGTTGCCAAGGGGGATGTGTTAAGCGTTGCCAAACTGGCAGCTATTTCTGCTTGCAAGCGCACGTCAGAACTGATCCCCCTATGCCACAACGTGGGGTTGGACGGAGTCAACGTGGAATTTCAGTGGCTAAGCCCGTGCCAGCTACAAATCACTGTGCAGAGCCAAGCAACTGCGCGAACTGGAGTCGAAATGGAGGCCATGGTAGGCGCATCGGTGGCAGCCTTGACGGTGTACGACATGTGCAAGTCCAGCGATCGCAGCCTCAGCATTTCGCAAGTGCTACTGCTCAGTAAGAGCGGTGGCCTGCGGGGTGACTATCGGCGCCCACCCAATGCAGACTCCACCTGAGTATCCAGGCTGGCTATAGGACACCAGATTGATTTAGTTTTTTGACCCCGAAAGCATGATGAAACAACCTGTGGAACTGGATGACTCTCGCATCAGAAGCTCCGACCAGCAAAGCCACCATGCCACGGCCTTGCCGCAGGATGCCGAACAGCTAGCTGCCGATACAGCGGGATTGAAGCGGTTGGTAAAACACTGTCTGGGTGGCCAGTTGGATCAGGTCGAATTGGCTCTGGCCGCAACTCTCGAGAGTCGTCACCAGGCGGTGGCTAACTTAGCGCGGCAAGCATCGGCCATGGGCGGCAAGCGGCTACGTCCGATGCTGGTGCTGTTGTCGGCACAGGCCGCGACGCCACCAGACTCCAACCGACCCTCAGCCCGCGATCAACAAGACTTGACTCGTATCGCCGTAGCTGTCGAGCTTGTCCATGCAGCTAGTCTAATTCACGATGACGTTATGGATCATGCCGAAAGTCGGCGTCATCTGCCGACAATC
The genomic region above belongs to Pirellulaceae bacterium and contains:
- the moaC gene encoding cyclic pyranopterin monophosphate synthase MoaC produces the protein MTNQGSVSSAAEQLTHLDSSGQARMVNVADKPVSLRTATASALCSMNAATAQAIRDNQVAKGDVLSVAKLAAISACKRTSELIPLCHNVGLDGVNVEFQWLSPCQLQITVQSQATARTGVEMEAMVGASVAALTVYDMCKSSDRSLSISQVLLLSKSGGLRGDYRRPPNADST